A part of Limihaloglobus sulfuriphilus genomic DNA contains:
- a CDS encoding glycoside hydrolase family 3 protein, with translation MHRIFIAAAIIISLVFAGCSGRHRSRSAPNMEEKIGQMLMVGFRGTELAGDASILEDIRRRNIGGVILFDYDVELGKPDRNIKSPPQLKGLVSRLQSAASTPLLIAIDQEGGTVNRLKEKYGFSPTYSAEQLGERDDPAFTEKSGYDIASTLAEMGVNVNFAPCIDVNVNPDNPAIGSRGRSFSADPEKVALHGRAFAEGLGRGGVLSCVKHFPGHGSAYNDSHKGLTDITDTWTQSELVPFRSMIESAAADMVMTAHLVNTNIDPKYPATLSEKFLTDILRGELGWDGVIVTDDMQMGAIVQEYSLSRAVRLSINAGADILLFGNNLHYEPDIAEKTIAIITEMVLNGEISKGRIEESYQRIMRLKNSL, from the coding sequence ATGCACAGAATATTTATCGCAGCGGCCATAATAATAAGCCTGGTTTTTGCCGGATGCTCCGGCAGGCACAGAAGCCGTTCTGCGCCGAATATGGAAGAGAAAATCGGACAGATGCTGATGGTAGGTTTTCGCGGCACAGAGCTTGCCGGCGATGCATCAATACTTGAGGATATCCGGCGGCGGAATATCGGCGGCGTTATCCTGTTCGATTATGATGTTGAGCTTGGCAAACCCGACCGCAATATAAAAAGCCCCCCACAGCTCAAAGGGCTTGTCAGCCGTCTGCAATCCGCTGCATCAACGCCTCTGCTGATCGCCATCGATCAGGAGGGCGGCACGGTAAACCGGCTTAAGGAAAAGTACGGATTTTCACCCACATATTCAGCGGAGCAGCTCGGCGAGAGAGACGATCCGGCGTTCACAGAAAAATCCGGCTATGATATCGCCTCCACGCTGGCAGAGATGGGGGTCAACGTCAACTTTGCCCCTTGTATAGATGTAAACGTAAATCCGGATAATCCGGCGATCGGTTCTCGCGGGCGGAGTTTCTCGGCAGATCCGGAAAAAGTCGCTCTGCACGGGCGGGCTTTCGCCGAAGGCCTTGGCCGCGGCGGTGTGCTCTCGTGCGTCAAGCATTTCCCCGGCCACGGCTCGGCTTACAACGATTCGCATAAGGGGCTAACCGATATCACAGACACCTGGACGCAGTCGGAGCTTGTACCTTTCAGGAGTATGATAGAATCCGCCGCCGCGGATATGGTTATGACCGCGCATCTGGTGAATACCAATATTGACCCGAAATATCCCGCGACGCTTTCCGAGAAGTTTCTAACCGACATTCTCCGCGGCGAGCTTGGCTGGGACGGAGTGATTGTGACCGATGATATGCAGATGGGGGCGATTGTGCAGGAGTACAGCCTGAGCCGGGCAGTCAGGCTCTCAATAAACGCCGGCGCGGATATTTTGCTCTTTGGCAACAATCTGCACTACGAACCGGATATCGCAGAAAAGACAATCGCGATTATAACCGAGATGGTATTAAACGGGGAAATTTCCAAGGGGCGTATTGAAGAGAGTTATCAACGTATTATGCGTTTGAAAAACAGTCTTTAA
- the mraY gene encoding phospho-N-acetylmuramoyl-pentapeptide-transferase, which translates to MIYHLLEWQKGFWNAIGFYAFEDIAFRSVMAALTSLVLSITLGPKVIRLLIRAKLGDVPDSNLKDFTNDKTDVPTMGGVLILISIITAVLLWAKLNNAFVIKSIFVLVWYGLIGAADDWVKLKYAAKKGERQGLYSWEKLLFQVGGALLITLFVYFDFRDIPDGRMFWIPFYKTGIIMPAIFFIPFGVLYITALSNAVNLTDGMDGLASGCTAIVSVVLALLCFVCSETMGRFTDVTWASYLLLPYIPQSGELTVLYSGIIGSLLGFLWFNCNPAKVFMGDTGSLPLGAVIGYGAMVTRNEILLILTGGVFVWEMASVIIQVSYFKWTKKKYGQGRRVFLVAPIHHHFHKKGWPEQQVVVRFWLIALAFAAISLATLKIR; encoded by the coding sequence ATGATATACCATCTGCTTGAATGGCAAAAAGGATTCTGGAACGCGATAGGATTTTACGCGTTCGAAGATATAGCTTTCAGGAGCGTCATGGCGGCGCTTACCAGTCTTGTATTGTCAATAACACTGGGGCCAAAGGTCATACGGCTTCTTATCAGGGCCAAGCTCGGCGATGTGCCCGACAGCAACCTAAAGGACTTTACAAACGACAAAACAGATGTGCCCACGATGGGCGGGGTGCTGATATTGATTTCCATCATCACAGCGGTTCTGCTGTGGGCAAAACTAAACAACGCCTTTGTAATAAAGTCTATTTTTGTTCTTGTATGGTACGGACTTATCGGTGCTGCGGATGACTGGGTAAAGCTCAAATACGCCGCGAAAAAAGGCGAGAGGCAGGGGCTCTACTCCTGGGAGAAGCTGCTGTTTCAGGTCGGCGGGGCTCTGCTGATAACTTTGTTCGTGTATTTTGATTTTCGCGATATACCAGACGGGCGTATGTTCTGGATCCCGTTCTATAAAACCGGTATCATTATGCCGGCAATCTTTTTCATTCCGTTTGGGGTGCTTTATATCACAGCTCTTAGCAACGCGGTAAACCTCACCGACGGGATGGACGGGCTGGCTTCCGGCTGTACCGCGATAGTATCTGTTGTCCTTGCGCTGCTGTGTTTTGTGTGTTCGGAGACCATGGGGCGGTTCACCGATGTTACCTGGGCCAGCTATCTGCTGTTGCCGTATATCCCGCAATCAGGTGAGCTTACGGTGCTTTATTCGGGTATTATCGGCTCGCTGCTCGGGTTCTTATGGTTCAACTGTAACCCCGCGAAGGTTTTTATGGGGGATACCGGTTCACTGCCGCTTGGTGCGGTTATCGGTTATGGTGCCATGGTAACCAGAAACGAGATTCTGCTTATCCTTACCGGCGGCGTGTTTGTCTGGGAAATGGCAAGTGTTATCATACAGGTATCTTATTTTAAATGGACAAAGAAAAAATACGGCCAGGGCCGCAGGGTATTCCTCGTGGCGCCGATTCACCACCACTTTCACAAAAAAGGCTGGCCCGAGCAGCAGGTTGTAGTGCGCTTCTGGCTGATAGCTCTGGCGTTCGCGGCTATAAGTCTGGCAACGCTGAAAATCAGATAG
- a CDS encoding HAD family hydrolase codes for MLKCLIFDMDDTLYPEREYYRSGFSAVSRFMQEFYGMDATAAFDVMWNSFSEGVRKDIFNSAFIAAGIEPDKQMVSRVLDVFRNHRPDISLPEDTRAVLDVLGGDFRLAMLSNGYLPAQQYKLDALGIEERFAQVLFTEELGREFWKPSAKGFEVLLERLNHTPDECVYIADNAAWDFAGPKSLGMPTIHVCSPERTQDNRPPDESYAPDYRINSLLELPELLIKMRCRCGGCNGGKCQ; via the coding sequence ATGCTTAAATGCCTGATTTTTGATATGGATGATACGCTCTACCCGGAGCGTGAATATTACCGCAGCGGATTCTCCGCAGTAAGCCGTTTTATGCAAGAGTTTTACGGTATGGATGCCACGGCGGCTTTTGATGTAATGTGGAACAGTTTCAGCGAAGGTGTTCGCAAGGATATTTTCAATTCAGCCTTTATCGCCGCCGGTATTGAGCCGGATAAGCAGATGGTTTCCAGGGTGCTGGATGTTTTCCGCAATCACCGGCCGGATATTTCCCTTCCCGAAGATACGCGTGCGGTGCTTGATGTGCTCGGCGGGGATTTTCGCCTGGCGATGCTCTCAAACGGTTATCTGCCTGCCCAGCAGTACAAGCTCGATGCACTGGGAATCGAAGAGCGGTTTGCTCAGGTTCTCTTTACTGAAGAGCTTGGCAGGGAGTTCTGGAAACCCTCCGCCAAAGGGTTCGAGGTTCTCCTTGAGCGTCTAAATCATACGCCTGACGAATGTGTGTATATCGCGGATAACGCCGCGTGGGATTTTGCAGGCCCGAAATCGCTGGGAATGCCGACAATACATGTCTGCTCGCCGGAAAGGACACAGGATAACCGGCCGCCGGATGAGAGTTATGCACCTGATTACAGGATAAACTCGCTGCTGGAGCTGCCGGAGCTGCTGATAAAGATGCGATGCAGGTGCGGCGGCTGCAATGGCGGCAAATGTCAATAA
- a CDS encoding UDP-N-acetylmuramoyl-tripeptide--D-alanyl-D-alanine ligase has protein sequence MRYTAGEIAAITGGILYGEASAPVSGVSTDSRAVHEGDCFWAIKGENFDGNDFAESVITGGGRCAVASRVPAKIPAGASVVQVSDSIAALGLLAGDYRGRLKAKVIGITGSVGKTSTRNMLGDILSQKYRTHRAKKSFNNHIGLPLTILETPRDCEMLIVEMGTNHPGEIEYLTRIARPNIALVTAVTEAHLEGFGSIEAIAAEKASIALGLSGSDSLLIINAAMPVLTEAASRLAVPTAAFGFGGDYDFAGSDPLAGIESGSFVIGNTRVCVPLAGRGNLENALAAWAVCSSLGMEAADFAGFMQNVRAENMRMNIIETPDITIIADCYNANPASMQNAIDYLGLLKESSGRLVFVAGYMGELGSETQRLHRKLGAAAADAGIDLLLAAGPLADVTVNAAREMSNKLNAYSFESTEQLCSRLEEYICRGDAVLVKGSRSMRLEAAVEKLEKLKLKTKI, from the coding sequence GTGAGATATACAGCAGGTGAGATAGCCGCGATTACAGGCGGAATACTGTACGGCGAGGCATCTGCTCCTGTCAGCGGGGTTTCAACCGACTCAAGAGCGGTTCATGAGGGCGATTGTTTCTGGGCAATAAAGGGCGAAAACTTTGACGGCAATGATTTTGCCGAATCGGTCATTACTGGCGGCGGGCGATGTGCCGTCGCGTCGCGTGTTCCGGCGAAAATACCTGCCGGCGCTTCGGTTGTTCAGGTCAGTGACAGTATAGCGGCTCTTGGACTCCTTGCCGGCGATTACCGCGGCAGGCTCAAGGCAAAAGTTATCGGCATAACCGGCTCTGTAGGCAAGACTTCCACTCGTAACATGCTCGGCGATATCCTCTCGCAGAAATACCGGACGCACCGCGCAAAAAAAAGTTTCAACAACCATATCGGCCTGCCGCTTACGATACTTGAAACGCCGCGGGACTGCGAGATGCTGATTGTTGAGATGGGGACAAATCACCCGGGTGAAATCGAATATCTCACGCGAATTGCCCGACCGAATATTGCTCTTGTAACCGCGGTAACCGAGGCGCATCTTGAGGGTTTCGGCTCTATCGAGGCGATCGCCGCGGAAAAGGCGTCTATCGCTTTGGGGCTCTCGGGCAGTGATTCACTGCTGATAATTAACGCAGCTATGCCGGTCTTAACTGAGGCGGCTTCGAGACTTGCCGTTCCAACGGCGGCTTTTGGTTTCGGCGGCGATTACGATTTTGCCGGCAGTGATCCATTGGCGGGCATAGAATCGGGTTCGTTTGTTATCGGCAATACGCGGGTATGTGTTCCGCTTGCCGGCAGGGGAAATCTCGAAAACGCCCTGGCGGCGTGGGCGGTCTGCTCATCTCTGGGCATGGAAGCGGCTGATTTTGCCGGTTTTATGCAAAACGTAAGGGCTGAGAATATGCGAATGAATATAATCGAGACTCCGGATATAACGATAATAGCGGACTGTTATAATGCGAATCCCGCTTCCATGCAGAACGCGATTGATTATCTGGGATTGCTGAAGGAGAGCAGCGGCAGACTGGTTTTTGTTGCCGGCTATATGGGTGAGCTTGGCAGTGAAACGCAGCGCCTGCACAGAAAACTTGGAGCCGCGGCGGCAGATGCCGGTATTGATCTGCTTCTGGCGGCAGGGCCTTTGGCGGACGTTACAGTCAATGCGGCTCGTGAGATGTCAAATAAGCTCAATGCGTATTCGTTCGAGAGCACAGAACAGCTCTGCAGCCGGCTCGAGGAGTATATATGCCGCGGCGATGCGGTTCTGGTGAAGGGGTCACGGTCAATGCGCCTTGAAGCGGCGGTTGAGAAACTTGAAAAATTGAAACTAAAGACAAAGATTTGA
- a CDS encoding UDP-N-acetylmuramoyl-L-alanyl-D-glutamate--2,6-diaminopimelate ligase, giving the protein MKYEDILELLLREISPEVTADSRNISPGSIFVAIPGTQFDGHRFIEQAVSAGAEYVVHSEALTESQEQLLAAKSCSPVKVDDTSIALGRMAQAAYGNPAEKLTCLTVTGTNGKTTTAYIVRAVMNHAGVKCGMISTVCCDDCSAKGPSASTMTTPDQLTIARLMAEMVKNGAKAVVSESSSHAISQNRIAGIDFAAAAFTNLTGDHLDYHKTMKNYLAAKSRLFENLSGGAAAVLNAESAESKYIARRTPAKIIQYSTAGDLLAESYESILAENIQLLPDRTSYTISICGESFPIDTPLTGRHNVSNQLAAAGLCLGAGLSPAQIAAGLQTISIVPGRLERVDAGQDFTVLVDYAHTDDALKNVLVSLKRLPHNRLIVVFGCGGDRDRSKRPRMAAAAAEYADVVIVTSDNPRSEDPLAIIEDIKPGLGTKSENALIEPDRKTAIKTAVQTALAGDIILIAGKGHETYQVIGDDTIHFDDRETARQFLEEL; this is encoded by the coding sequence ATGAAATATGAAGACATTTTAGAGTTGCTTTTGCGGGAAATCTCACCGGAGGTGACTGCGGACTCACGAAATATCTCCCCAGGCAGTATTTTTGTCGCGATACCAGGGACACAGTTCGACGGGCACAGGTTCATAGAGCAGGCGGTTTCTGCCGGCGCTGAATATGTCGTCCACAGTGAAGCCCTTACCGAGTCTCAAGAGCAGCTGCTGGCGGCAAAATCATGCAGCCCCGTCAAGGTTGACGATACTTCCATCGCACTTGGCCGGATGGCGCAGGCCGCGTACGGCAACCCCGCCGAAAAGCTCACCTGCCTGACGGTTACCGGCACAAACGGCAAGACCACCACGGCTTATATCGTTCGGGCGGTGATGAATCATGCCGGCGTTAAGTGCGGCATGATAAGTACCGTCTGCTGTGATGACTGTTCGGCCAAGGGGCCGTCCGCTTCTACGATGACCACGCCCGACCAGCTTACTATCGCCAGGCTTATGGCAGAAATGGTTAAAAACGGTGCAAAAGCGGTGGTCAGCGAATCGAGCAGCCACGCGATTTCTCAAAACCGCATCGCCGGCATAGATTTCGCGGCGGCGGCGTTTACAAATCTCACCGGTGACCATCTCGACTACCACAAGACCATGAAGAATTACCTCGCCGCCAAGTCACGGCTTTTTGAAAACCTCTCCGGCGGTGCCGCGGCGGTGCTCAACGCCGAATCAGCAGAATCCAAATACATAGCCCGGCGCACGCCGGCGAAGATTATTCAGTATTCAACTGCAGGTGATTTACTCGCCGAATCTTATGAATCCATTCTCGCGGAGAATATTCAGCTTTTGCCCGACAGGACATCATATACAATATCTATCTGCGGAGAGAGTTTTCCAATAGATACGCCTCTCACAGGCAGGCACAATGTGAGCAATCAGCTTGCCGCGGCGGGTCTGTGCCTTGGTGCGGGGCTTTCGCCGGCGCAAATCGCCGCGGGCCTTCAAACGATAAGCATCGTTCCGGGCAGGCTTGAACGTGTAGATGCCGGGCAGGATTTTACCGTGCTGGTTGATTATGCCCACACAGACGACGCTCTGAAAAATGTGCTGGTTTCGCTTAAACGCCTGCCGCATAATCGGCTGATCGTAGTTTTCGGCTGCGGCGGCGACCGCGACAGGTCAAAGCGTCCGCGAATGGCTGCTGCCGCCGCGGAATACGCCGATGTTGTAATCGTAACCAGTGATAACCCCAGAAGTGAAGACCCGCTTGCTATCATCGAAGATATCAAACCGGGGCTCGGCACAAAATCAGAAAATGCCCTTATAGAGCCGGACAGGAAAACCGCGATAAAGACGGCAGTTCAAACAGCTTTGGCGGGTGATATAATTCTGATCGCCGGTAAAGGTCACGAAACCTACCAGGTTATCGGCGATGATACAATCCATTTTGATGATCGGGAAACCGCCCGTCAGTTTCTGGAGGAATTGTGA
- a CDS encoding TrpB-like pyridoxal phosphate-dependent enzyme, whose amino-acid sequence MDRKILLSESDIPKQWYNLAADLPSPLQPPLGPDGKPITPDMLTPVFPENLIEQEVSTQRWIDIPEEILDILYRWRPAPLRRAVYLERYLDTPAKIYYKDESTSPPGSHKPNTAVAQAWYNKQFGIEKITTETGAGQWGSALAFACKIIGLECKVFMVRISFDQKPFRKFMMSVWDANCIASPSSETEFGKKILAEMPDTPGSLGIAISEAVESAVKDTTGKTRYSLGSVLNHVMLHQTIIGLEAKKQLKMVGVDKPDIVIGCAGGGSNFAGCAFPFVHDKINGADIDIIPVEPSACPTLTKADFVYDYGDTACMTPLLAMYSLGHAFVPPPFHAGGLRYHGMAPLVSQATVEGLLAPRSYHQIKCYEAALTWAKTEGFICAPETSHAIAAVIDEALKAKEEGKEKNILFCYSGHGLMDLTGYDAYLSGKLTDYELPDEEMDKYSECLKDLPKPPKNKSGKW is encoded by the coding sequence ATGGACAGAAAGATTTTACTATCAGAATCAGATATCCCGAAACAATGGTACAACCTCGCGGCAGACCTGCCCAGCCCTTTGCAGCCGCCGCTGGGCCCGGACGGCAAACCCATAACACCGGATATGCTTACGCCTGTTTTCCCCGAAAACCTTATCGAACAGGAAGTAAGCACCCAGAGATGGATCGACATACCAGAGGAAATTCTCGATATTCTCTACCGCTGGCGGCCAGCTCCGCTTCGGCGTGCGGTTTATCTGGAAAGATATCTCGATACGCCGGCGAAGATATACTATAAGGACGAGAGCACCTCGCCGCCCGGCAGCCATAAACCAAATACCGCCGTGGCGCAGGCCTGGTACAACAAACAGTTCGGCATCGAAAAAATCACAACCGAAACAGGCGCCGGCCAATGGGGCTCGGCCCTGGCGTTTGCGTGCAAAATTATCGGCCTGGAATGCAAGGTCTTCATGGTGCGCATCAGCTTTGACCAGAAGCCCTTCCGCAAGTTTATGATGTCGGTCTGGGACGCTAACTGCATCGCCAGCCCGAGCAGCGAAACAGAATTCGGCAAGAAAATACTCGCCGAGATGCCCGACACCCCCGGCTCGCTGGGAATCGCCATCTCAGAGGCCGTTGAATCGGCGGTCAAGGACACAACAGGAAAAACACGTTACTCGCTGGGCAGTGTACTCAATCATGTCATGCTGCACCAGACAATTATCGGCCTGGAAGCGAAAAAACAGCTCAAGATGGTCGGCGTTGACAAGCCGGACATTGTTATCGGATGCGCCGGCGGCGGAAGTAATTTTGCCGGCTGTGCTTTTCCCTTTGTGCATGACAAAATAAATGGTGCCGACATTGACATCATACCGGTGGAACCCTCTGCCTGCCCGACACTTACAAAAGCTGATTTCGTGTATGACTATGGCGACACAGCCTGTATGACGCCGCTTCTGGCGATGTACTCGCTGGGACACGCCTTTGTGCCGCCGCCGTTCCATGCCGGCGGGCTGCGTTATCACGGAATGGCGCCGCTCGTGAGCCAGGCAACCGTTGAGGGGCTTCTGGCCCCCCGCTCATACCACCAGATAAAATGCTACGAAGCGGCTCTGACATGGGCAAAGACAGAAGGTTTCATCTGCGCACCAGAGACCAGTCACGCCATCGCGGCAGTGATTGATGAGGCACTCAAAGCAAAAGAAGAGGGCAAAGAAAAGAATATCCTCTTCTGCTACTCCGGACACGGGCTTATGGACCTTACCGGATATGACGCGTACCTCTCCGGCAAGCTCACAGACTACGAGCTCCCCGATGAGGAGATGGACAAATATTCCGAGTGTCTAAAAGACCTGCCCAAACCGCCGAAAAACAAATCCGGCAAGTGGTAA
- a CDS encoding class I fructose-bisphosphate aldolase, translating to MMNKRITEILGKDSEALLSHTCKTISKDQIHCPGPDFIDRVVSVSDRGPRVLRNMQSVFDHGRLGGTGYLSILPVDQGIEHSGGASFAPNPIYFDPENIVKLAIEAGCNAVASTLGVLGAVSRKYAHKIPFIVKINHNELLSYPNSYDQRLFASVEQAFELGAAAVGATIYFGSLESRRQIEEISQAFETAHSLGMFTVLWCYLRNSEFKTGGTDYHASADLTGQANHLGVTIEADMIKQKQPVNNGGYNAVKFGKTHKDVYDKLTTDNPIDLTRYQVANCYMGRSGLINSGGASGKNDMHQAVLSAVINKRAGGMGLISGRKTFQKPMKEGVEIFNAIQDVFLDDDITIA from the coding sequence ATGATGAATAAACGAATTACTGAAATTCTCGGCAAAGACAGCGAAGCTCTGTTGAGTCATACCTGCAAAACCATTTCCAAAGACCAGATTCACTGCCCGGGTCCGGATTTTATTGACCGTGTGGTTTCAGTCTCCGACCGCGGCCCTCGCGTTCTTCGCAACATGCAGAGCGTTTTTGATCACGGCAGGCTCGGCGGTACGGGGTATCTCTCTATCCTGCCTGTTGACCAGGGGATAGAGCACAGCGGCGGCGCTTCGTTTGCCCCAAATCCGATATATTTTGACCCTGAAAACATCGTCAAACTTGCCATCGAGGCAGGCTGCAACGCAGTTGCCTCTACGCTTGGCGTTCTGGGTGCGGTTTCCCGCAAGTATGCGCATAAGATACCGTTTATAGTGAAGATAAACCACAATGAGCTGCTCAGCTATCCGAACTCATACGACCAGCGGCTCTTCGCAAGTGTCGAACAGGCCTTTGAGCTTGGTGCCGCGGCGGTAGGTGCTACGATATACTTCGGTTCGCTCGAATCCCGGCGGCAGATAGAAGAAATATCACAGGCATTTGAAACGGCGCACAGCCTTGGAATGTTTACCGTGCTGTGGTGTTATCTGCGGAACAGCGAGTTCAAAACCGGCGGCACTGATTATCACGCCTCCGCCGACCTCACCGGCCAGGCAAACCACCTCGGCGTAACAATAGAAGCGGATATGATCAAGCAGAAACAGCCGGTAAACAACGGCGGCTACAACGCCGTCAAGTTCGGCAAGACTCACAAAGACGTTTATGACAAACTCACTACCGACAATCCGATAGACCTGACGCGATACCAGGTCGCCAACTGCTATATGGGACGTTCAGGGCTGATCAATTCCGGCGGAGCCTCCGGCAAAAATGACATGCATCAGGCCGTCCTCAGCGCTGTTATTAACAAACGTGCCGGCGGAATGGGGCTTATCAGCGGGCGAAAGACGTTCCAGAAGCCGATGAAAGAAGGCGTTGAGATTTTTAATGCTATACAGGATGTTTTTCTTGATGATGATATTACAATAGCCTGA
- a CDS encoding beta-N-acetylhexosaminidase yields MKHLILLGAIMSLSIAQAQVSIIPEPVKITENEGVFKITDKTVIAAKGPLSPLGELLSDYLSGPVGFNIDAVPNARGNENVIQLELNDKLASLGEEGYRLTVDKNKILIESAADAGVFYGMQTLRQLLPAAVYREAPAGSNEWEVPCCVVEDKPRFQWRGMHLDAGRYFMPVDFVKKYIDLIAMHKMNRFHWHLTEDQGWRIEIEKYPRLTEISAWRDETLIGHVRNKPHKFDGKPHGGFYSKDDVREVVAYAKARFITVVPEIEMPGHSLAALAAYPELSCTGGPFEVQKSWGVFPDVYCAGKEVTFKFLTDVLDEVMELFPSEFIHIGGDECPKDRWEECPDCQKRIKDEGLADEHELQSWFIKRMERYLSQNGRRLIGWDEILEGGIAPGATVMSWRGTKGGIDAADAGHDVVMAANNYTYFDYYPVDKDKQDQEPLANGSYLPLEKVYSFEPVPDEIDPGKEKHILGAQGQVWTEYIPNPKQAEYMAFPRACALAEVVWTDAGKKDYEGFLKRLEAHLKRLDAMDVNYRPLD; encoded by the coding sequence ATGAAGCATTTAATTTTACTGGGAGCTATCATGAGCTTATCTATCGCTCAGGCACAGGTTTCTATAATACCTGAGCCGGTTAAAATAACAGAAAACGAAGGCGTATTCAAAATAACAGATAAAACTGTTATCGCGGCTAAGGGGCCGCTGTCGCCGCTTGGCGAGCTGCTGTCGGATTATCTCAGCGGGCCGGTTGGTTTTAATATCGACGCAGTGCCAAACGCCCGCGGCAATGAAAATGTCATACAGCTTGAGCTCAATGACAAACTCGCATCGCTCGGCGAAGAGGGCTACCGGCTGACTGTCGATAAAAACAAGATTCTGATAGAATCGGCGGCTGATGCCGGTGTTTTCTACGGAATGCAGACGCTTCGCCAGCTGCTGCCGGCGGCCGTTTACCGCGAGGCACCGGCCGGCAGTAACGAGTGGGAGGTTCCCTGCTGTGTTGTCGAGGATAAGCCGCGTTTCCAATGGCGGGGTATGCACCTGGATGCGGGACGTTACTTTATGCCGGTAGATTTTGTGAAAAAATATATTGACCTGATAGCAATGCACAAGATGAACCGTTTTCACTGGCATCTTACCGAGGATCAGGGCTGGCGTATTGAGATAGAGAAATACCCCAGACTCACCGAGATATCCGCCTGGCGTGACGAGACGCTTATCGGGCATGTTCGCAATAAGCCGCACAAGTTCGACGGTAAACCACACGGCGGCTTCTACAGCAAGGATGATGTCCGCGAGGTTGTCGCCTACGCGAAGGCACGGTTTATCACAGTGGTTCCCGAGATTGAGATGCCCGGTCACAGCCTGGCGGCATTGGCGGCGTATCCAGAGCTTAGCTGCACGGGCGGGCCGTTCGAAGTGCAGAAATCCTGGGGAGTATTTCCAGACGTGTACTGCGCCGGCAAAGAGGTTACATTTAAATTCCTGACCGATGTTCTCGATGAGGTTATGGAGCTCTTTCCCAGCGAGTTTATCCATATCGGCGGCGACGAATGCCCCAAAGACCGCTGGGAAGAATGCCCGGACTGCCAGAAAAGAATCAAGGACGAGGGCCTGGCAGATGAACACGAGCTGCAAAGCTGGTTTATAAAACGCATGGAAAGATATCTCAGCCAAAACGGCAGACGGCTTATCGGCTGGGACGAGATACTCGAAGGCGGAATCGCACCCGGAGCAACAGTCATGTCATGGCGAGGTACCAAGGGCGGTATCGACGCGGCGGACGCCGGTCACGATGTCGTTATGGCGGCTAACAATTACACATACTTTGATTATTATCCGGTTGACAAAGATAAGCAGGACCAGGAGCCCCTGGCAAACGGCTCATATCTGCCGCTGGAAAAGGTGTATTCGTTTGAGCCGGTTCCCGATGAGATTGACCCGGGTAAAGAAAAACACATTCTCGGCGCTCAGGGCCAGGTATGGACAGAATACATCCCCAATCCCAAGCAGGCTGAGTACATGGCGTTTCCAAGGGCGTGTGCTTTGGCGGAGGTTGTCTGGACAGATGCGGGTAAAAAGGATTATGAGGGTTTCCTCAAGCGACTGGAAGCTCATCTCAAACGTCTCGACGCAATGGATGTTAATTACCGGCCGTTAGATTAA